The following are from one region of the Rhodopirellula sp. P2 genome:
- the dnaK gene encoding molecular chaperone DnaK — translation MAQGEKIIGIDLGTTNSVVAIMEGSEPKVIPNAEGNRLTPSVVAFTDKQETIVGEPARRQAVTNPKRTVYSAKRFMGRRHNEVQSEEKMVPYGVTGGPGDYVKIQVGDSEYTPQEISAKILRKLKESAESYLGHKVNKAVITVPAYFNDAQRQATKDAGQIAGLEVARIINEPTAAALAYGLDKKKDESIIVFDLGGGTFDVSVLEVADSGDEDQESRVFQVISTSGDTHLGGDDFDEALINYVASEFQKENAIDLRNDAMALQRLQEACEKAKKELSTLPETDINLPFITMDASGPKHLTMKITRSKFEELIDALVERCRGPVLQALKDAGMDPKDIDEVVLVGGSTRVPKVREVVKSIFGKDPHQGVNPDEVVAVGAAIQGSVLAGDRNDVLLLDVTPLTLGIETEGGVMTALVERNTTIPAEKKNVFSTAADNQTAVTVRVFQGERKMANANRLLAEFNLEDIPASPRGVPQIEVKFDIDQNGILSVSAKELKTGKEANVEIKDSGALSDSDIEQMQKDAEANAEEDKRQFELVEARNKVNQQVYQLEKLMGENDDKLSDDDKAPMNAAIEKVKKAAEGDDLAEIKAASDELEAASQAFSKVLYEKTDAAGEAGADAAGAAGATAGGGDDDDAIDAEFEVKE, via the coding sequence ATGGCACAAGGCGAAAAAATCATCGGCATCGACCTCGGGACCACCAACAGCGTGGTCGCGATCATGGAGGGCAGCGAGCCCAAAGTGATTCCCAACGCGGAGGGAAACCGGCTGACTCCGAGTGTGGTCGCGTTCACTGACAAGCAAGAAACCATCGTCGGCGAACCTGCTCGACGTCAAGCCGTCACCAACCCGAAACGCACCGTTTACTCGGCCAAACGTTTCATGGGGCGTCGTCACAATGAAGTTCAGTCGGAAGAAAAGATGGTGCCTTACGGCGTCACCGGCGGGCCTGGCGATTACGTCAAGATTCAGGTTGGCGACAGTGAATACACGCCACAGGAAATCTCCGCCAAGATCCTTCGCAAGTTGAAGGAATCAGCGGAGTCCTACTTGGGACACAAAGTCAACAAGGCGGTCATCACCGTTCCTGCTTACTTCAACGACGCCCAGCGACAAGCGACCAAGGACGCTGGCCAAATCGCCGGTTTGGAAGTCGCTCGGATCATCAACGAGCCAACCGCTGCTGCACTGGCATACGGTTTGGACAAGAAGAAGGATGAAAGCATCATCGTCTTCGACTTGGGCGGTGGTACGTTCGATGTCTCCGTTCTAGAAGTTGCCGACAGTGGTGACGAAGATCAAGAGAGTCGCGTGTTCCAAGTGATCAGCACATCGGGTGACACTCACCTCGGTGGGGATGACTTCGACGAAGCGTTGATCAACTACGTCGCCAGCGAATTCCAAAAGGAAAACGCGATCGATCTTCGCAACGATGCCATGGCTTTGCAGCGGTTGCAGGAAGCTTGCGAAAAGGCCAAGAAAGAGCTCAGCACATTGCCTGAGACCGACATCAACTTGCCCTTCATCACGATGGATGCCTCGGGACCGAAGCACCTGACGATGAAGATCACTCGATCCAAGTTTGAAGAGTTGATCGATGCGTTGGTGGAACGTTGCCGCGGTCCAGTTCTGCAAGCGTTGAAAGACGCTGGCATGGACCCCAAGGACATTGACGAAGTCGTGTTGGTCGGTGGTAGCACACGTGTGCCCAAGGTTCGCGAAGTTGTCAAAAGCATCTTCGGGAAAGACCCTCACCAAGGCGTCAACCCTGACGAAGTGGTTGCGGTGGGTGCCGCGATCCAGGGCAGTGTTTTGGCCGGTGACCGCAACGATGTGTTGCTGCTCGACGTGACCCCCCTGACGCTCGGGATCGAAACCGAAGGTGGCGTGATGACCGCCTTGGTCGAACGCAACACCACGATCCCAGCCGAGAAGAAGAACGTCTTCAGCACAGCGGCTGACAATCAAACGGCAGTGACCGTTCGCGTTTTCCAAGGGGAACGCAAGATGGCCAATGCCAACCGGTTGCTGGCTGAGTTCAACCTGGAAGACATTCCCGCCTCCCCGCGTGGCGTGCCGCAAATCGAAGTGAAGTTTGACATCGATCAAAACGGCATTCTGAGCGTTTCGGCCAAGGAATTGAAAACAGGGAAGGAGGCCAACGTCGAAATCAAAGACAGTGGCGCGTTGTCTGACAGTGACATCGAGCAAATGCAGAAGGACGCGGAAGCCAATGCTGAAGAAGACAAACGGCAGTTCGAATTGGTGGAAGCACGCAACAAGGTCAATCAGCAGGTCTACCAACTTGAGAAGTTGATGGGCGAGAACGATGACAAGTTGTCCGATGATGACAAGGCTCCAATGAACGCTGCGATTGAGAAGGTCAAGAAAGCCGCTGAAGGCGATGACTTGGCTGAGATCAAGGCTGCCTCAGACGAACTGGAAGCTGCCTCGCAAGCATTCAGCAAGGTCTTGTACGAAAAGACGGATGCCGCTGGCGAAGCGGGAGCGGATGCGGCGGGTGCCGCTGGCGCAACTGCGGGCGGTGGCGATGACGACGACGCGATCGACGCGGAGTTCGAAGTCAAAGAGTGA
- the pheA gene encoding prephenate dehydratase: MSSPEPRDTIESIDTQILELLRERCRVMAHKSASNAESDWAGTLASIDRLVNQNEANEVTGNATVCPEDQRSVLRHVASACWRATRSGNFAFLGPPDSYSHLAALAYFGEAANLLPVPSIGAVFDAVERGDCAGGIAPIENSTDGRVVDTFGRLSKGKVSITGEVQLAIHHQLLAMCDRDAITEVHSKPQAISQCRVWLANHLPNAKLIECSSTAAAAKLAVTQPGVAAIASEAAGRRHGLRVIGANIEDNRDNITRFAVLGHDQPAATGNDKTTLLFQVAHQPGTLADAMGIFKQHELNLTWIESFPQPGTPNEYFFVVEFPGHREDPAVAKAIEHLKSATHHTHVLGSYRRAARAES, from the coding sequence ATGAGCTCACCTGAACCACGCGACACAATCGAATCCATCGACACCCAAATTCTGGAACTGCTGCGTGAACGCTGCCGGGTGATGGCCCACAAATCAGCGTCAAACGCCGAATCCGATTGGGCCGGCACCCTGGCGTCGATCGACCGCCTCGTCAACCAAAATGAAGCGAACGAAGTTACTGGGAATGCCACGGTCTGCCCCGAGGATCAACGCAGTGTCCTGCGGCACGTCGCCTCCGCCTGCTGGCGCGCCACCCGCTCTGGCAACTTCGCCTTCCTTGGACCACCAGACAGCTACAGCCATCTCGCAGCACTGGCTTACTTTGGTGAGGCAGCCAATCTGTTGCCTGTCCCATCCATCGGCGCGGTCTTTGACGCGGTTGAGCGAGGCGACTGCGCTGGCGGAATCGCCCCGATTGAGAACAGCACCGATGGCCGCGTGGTCGACACCTTTGGCCGGCTCTCCAAAGGCAAAGTCTCGATCACCGGCGAAGTCCAACTCGCCATTCACCACCAACTGCTGGCGATGTGCGATCGTGACGCAATCACCGAAGTCCACAGTAAACCGCAGGCAATCTCACAGTGCCGCGTCTGGCTGGCCAATCATTTGCCCAACGCCAAGCTGATCGAATGCAGCTCGACGGCTGCCGCCGCCAAATTGGCTGTCACTCAGCCCGGAGTCGCCGCGATCGCCAGCGAAGCGGCCGGACGCCGGCACGGACTGCGGGTCATCGGCGCAAACATCGAAGACAATCGTGACAACATCACCCGCTTTGCGGTCCTCGGACACGACCAACCCGCCGCCACTGGAAACGACAAAACAACCCTCTTGTTCCAGGTCGCCCACCAGCCCGGCACACTGGCCGACGCAATGGGGATCTTCAAGCAACATGAGCTCAACCTGACCTGGATCGAATCATTTCCTCAGCCGGGCACACCAAACGAGTACTTCTTTGTCGTCGAATTCCCAGGCCATCGCGAGGATCCCGCCGTTGCCAAAGCGATCGAACACCTGAAATCCGCGACGCATCACACACACGTGCTGGGAAGCTACCGCCGTGCGGCGCGAGCTGAGAGCTGA
- a CDS encoding DJ-1/PfpI family protein, whose product MAKILMLVGDFVEDYEAMVPYQMLLMLEHEVATVCPGKSAGDSVATAIHDFEGHQTYTEKPGHRFAITADFDGLNPETFDALVIPGGRAPEYLRLNEQVLDIVRHFADQNKPIAAVCHGPQILAAAGVLKNRQCSCYPAVAPEVQIGGGTYMPPGEGMDTAHVDGNLVTAPAWPAHPAWMREFNRLLPSD is encoded by the coding sequence ATGGCCAAAATTTTGATGCTCGTCGGCGACTTCGTCGAAGATTACGAAGCCATGGTTCCCTACCAGATGCTGCTGATGCTGGAGCACGAGGTGGCGACCGTCTGCCCCGGCAAATCCGCCGGCGACTCCGTGGCCACCGCGATCCATGACTTCGAAGGCCACCAGACCTACACCGAAAAACCAGGCCACCGGTTCGCCATCACCGCCGACTTCGACGGTTTGAACCCCGAAACCTTCGACGCCTTGGTGATCCCCGGCGGCCGAGCACCGGAGTACCTGCGTCTGAACGAGCAAGTCCTCGACATCGTTCGCCATTTCGCGGACCAGAACAAACCCATCGCCGCGGTCTGTCATGGACCGCAAATTTTGGCCGCCGCCGGCGTGCTGAAAAATCGCCAGTGCAGTTGCTACCCCGCCGTTGCACCCGAAGTTCAAATCGGCGGCGGCACTTACATGCCGCCCGGCGAAGGCATGGACACCGCCCACGTCGATGGCAACCTGGTGACCGCACCGGCTTGGCCCGCTCACCCCGCATGGATGCGTGAATTCAACCGACTGCTCCCCTCGGATTGA
- a CDS encoding DNA gyrase subunit B — protein MSDSSSTDPASNDPSEDPNVVPAGAVSGDGNAAEVIAGPQKPVERVSTGPAANSEYTDKDLLHLSDLEHVRERPGMYIGDTTVRGLHHLVYEVVDNSIDEAMAGFAKSVSVIVHTDGSVTVEDDGRGVPVTRHDQLSEELDREVSTLEGVMTVLKFGGKFEKGAYQTSGGLHGVGVTVVNFLSQWAEVEVSRDGSTWTQGYERGIPTGPIQKGRPTKKTGTKTTFKADGQIFTVTKYNFDTLQKRLQELAFLNSGVRIKFLDERNGEGGDYQYDRGIVEFVEHLNRASDVLHGDVIQFVGEKEGVEYDMALQYSTEFTETVQSYVNNIHTIEGGTHVSGFRSALTRTLNNYGKKEGLFKSTTPTGDDFREGLTAVISVRVPHPQFEGQTKTKLGNGEVDGIITSGVGEALSKYLEENPRTAKAIVRKGLLAAEAREAARKAKDQLRKRKDALGGGGLPGKLRDCISKKMEECEVYLVEGDSAGGSAEGGRMREYQAILPLRGKIINAYKSREDKVLANEEVQSMIQAIGTGIGADQDLTRRRYNKVIIMTDADVDGSHIRTLLLCFFYRQMYQLVAAGHVYVAQPPLFRVSQGKSRYYIQSEEEMKGQLLERGLNDTRFETEDGRSAEGDTMRALCVALASMEDAIVALERRGVSLRVHSERFDPVTGKLPPFLLTILGEEHWFMKQADVETYLAENNASLDIDQPEEELNADGEPVPESHEPERLVAHLAELHEVRTINSGLKDMEPLGFGLQDLIPADRTGSTTPRFELVRGEDLRRPLEDLRELLPEVRAAGEKGLQVTRFKGLGEMNAEELRETTLDPANRTLVKVNLTDAGAADEMFRLLMGDKVEPRREFIETHALDVRNLDV, from the coding sequence ATGAGCGATTCATCCTCGACTGACCCTGCTTCGAACGACCCATCCGAGGATCCAAACGTTGTGCCCGCTGGTGCGGTTTCCGGCGACGGGAATGCAGCCGAGGTGATCGCTGGTCCGCAAAAACCGGTGGAACGTGTTTCGACGGGACCGGCGGCGAACTCGGAGTACACCGACAAGGATTTGCTGCACCTGTCGGATCTCGAGCACGTCCGCGAACGTCCCGGGATGTACATCGGTGACACGACCGTCCGCGGTCTGCACCACTTGGTCTACGAAGTCGTCGACAACTCGATCGATGAAGCCATGGCTGGTTTCGCCAAATCGGTCAGCGTGATCGTTCACACCGATGGCAGTGTCACGGTGGAAGACGATGGTCGCGGGGTTCCCGTGACGCGGCACGATCAGTTGTCAGAAGAGCTGGATCGCGAGGTCAGCACGCTGGAGGGCGTGATGACGGTGCTGAAGTTCGGCGGCAAGTTCGAAAAGGGGGCGTACCAAACCTCCGGCGGTTTGCACGGCGTCGGTGTCACCGTGGTGAACTTCTTGAGCCAGTGGGCCGAGGTGGAAGTCAGCCGGGATGGGTCGACTTGGACTCAGGGGTACGAACGCGGCATTCCCACCGGTCCGATTCAGAAAGGTCGGCCGACGAAAAAGACGGGAACCAAGACCACGTTCAAAGCCGATGGGCAGATCTTCACGGTCACCAAGTACAACTTTGACACGCTGCAGAAACGACTGCAGGAACTTGCCTTCCTCAACAGTGGCGTTCGCATCAAATTCCTCGACGAGCGAAATGGCGAAGGCGGCGACTACCAGTATGACCGTGGGATCGTTGAGTTCGTGGAACACCTCAACCGTGCCAGCGACGTGTTGCACGGCGATGTGATTCAGTTCGTCGGTGAGAAAGAAGGTGTCGAGTACGACATGGCGCTGCAGTACAGCACCGAGTTCACGGAAACGGTTCAGTCGTACGTCAACAACATTCACACCATCGAAGGCGGAACGCACGTGTCCGGTTTTCGATCCGCTTTGACGCGGACGCTGAACAACTACGGCAAGAAAGAAGGCCTGTTCAAGAGCACCACGCCAACCGGCGATGACTTTCGTGAAGGTCTGACGGCGGTGATCAGCGTGCGGGTTCCTCATCCGCAGTTCGAAGGTCAAACCAAAACCAAGCTCGGCAATGGCGAAGTCGACGGCATCATCACCAGTGGTGTTGGCGAAGCGCTCAGCAAGTACCTGGAGGAGAATCCTCGAACGGCCAAGGCGATTGTTCGCAAAGGTTTGCTTGCCGCGGAAGCTCGCGAAGCAGCACGCAAGGCCAAGGATCAGCTGCGGAAACGAAAGGACGCCCTCGGTGGCGGTGGTTTGCCCGGCAAGCTTCGCGATTGCATTTCCAAGAAGATGGAAGAGTGCGAAGTTTACCTGGTCGAAGGTGATTCGGCCGGTGGGTCGGCCGAAGGCGGACGGATGCGAGAGTATCAAGCGATCCTGCCGCTTCGCGGTAAGATCATCAACGCCTACAAAAGCCGCGAAGACAAGGTGCTGGCCAACGAAGAAGTCCAGTCGATGATCCAAGCGATCGGGACTGGAATCGGTGCCGATCAGGATCTCACGCGACGCCGGTACAACAAAGTCATCATCATGACGGATGCCGACGTCGATGGCAGTCACATTCGCACGTTGTTGCTGTGTTTCTTCTATCGACAGATGTATCAATTGGTTGCCGCGGGGCACGTCTACGTGGCCCAGCCGCCTTTGTTCCGGGTCTCGCAAGGCAAGAGCCGTTACTACATCCAATCGGAAGAGGAGATGAAGGGCCAGTTGCTCGAACGCGGTTTGAACGACACGCGGTTTGAGACCGAAGACGGACGCAGCGCCGAAGGCGATACAATGCGAGCTCTCTGCGTTGCGCTCGCGTCGATGGAAGATGCGATTGTCGCCTTGGAACGACGTGGCGTCAGTCTGCGTGTTCACAGCGAACGATTCGATCCAGTCACCGGCAAGCTGCCTCCGTTCTTGTTGACGATCCTGGGGGAAGAGCACTGGTTCATGAAGCAAGCGGATGTGGAGACTTATCTGGCTGAAAACAATGCTTCCTTGGACATCGATCAGCCTGAAGAAGAGTTGAATGCCGATGGTGAGCCCGTGCCTGAGAGTCACGAACCAGAAAGGTTGGTCGCGCACTTGGCTGAGCTGCATGAGGTTCGGACGATCAACAGCGGTTTGAAGGACATGGAGCCGCTCGGGTTCGGGTTGCAGGATTTGATTCCAGCCGACCGAACCGGTTCCACCACGCCACGCTTCGAGCTCGTTCGCGGCGAAGATCTGCGGCGGCCGCTGGAAGACCTGCGAGAGCTGTTGCCGGAAGTGCGGGCGGCTGGTGAAAAGGGGTTGCAAGTGACCCGCTTTAAAGGGCTGGGCGAAATGAACGCGGAAGAGCTCCGCGAAACAACGCTCGATCCCGCCAACCGGACACTGGTGAAGGTCAATCTGACCGACGCGGGTGCGGCCGACGAAATGTTCCGTTTGTTGATGGGTGACAAAGTTGAACCCCGTCGCGAATTCATCGAAACCCACGCACTTGATGTGCGAAACTTGGACGTCTAG
- a CDS encoding outer membrane protein assembly factor BamB family protein has product MHRSSQFRLSLSFTLVAACALGGAASALADHELLGPVETRQLGLEEVWRRSLSVPAGRQSIVDQQMVVHETQSHVFVEIVQKSGKSKPVAAAADAESTENAIDENAIVYARFQVDTDLTNRGAIDQAEAERLGRNEMLRLKRRGIEAKSRTRKVPMIRFYTLSDDGTVECRDAESGDLIWLQRVGSERRGYGGLGVDEEFVSVVNGGELIKLDVKNGQVFGTTALEYVPLRGVVHCNGFALVPSIGDRIVCYGLVDPTLDPFAEIVAGSSSAVPTHAADSNKVAWGTSRGFVYVMKMEGEPNVQFRLNTDGIVSGSPAAASGERFFFGSESGQIYGIKATREGEVLWSRPTGEPIYSSPIFYNEKVLYPTIYGNLMCVSASDGYSVWPQMVPGVQELLGAIDGKIYARSLSGSLLVVSAEDGKLLGRFPGIQPEALVVNRYSDRLYLVNNRGTMQCLRRPGSVLPTVIKSTAPAETEEEAEVQLETTKPKETTPENADPFGGGGGADPFGGAMEDPFAPAGGQDPFGDF; this is encoded by the coding sequence ATGCACCGCTCTTCTCAATTCCGCCTCAGCCTTTCATTCACGCTGGTTGCCGCCTGCGCTTTGGGGGGGGCTGCTTCTGCACTTGCTGATCACGAACTGCTGGGCCCGGTTGAGACCCGCCAGCTTGGGTTGGAAGAGGTCTGGCGTCGCAGTCTGAGCGTTCCGGCTGGTCGTCAATCCATTGTCGATCAACAAATGGTGGTCCACGAAACGCAGAGTCATGTGTTTGTGGAGATCGTGCAAAAGTCGGGCAAATCCAAGCCTGTCGCAGCGGCTGCTGACGCCGAGTCCACTGAAAATGCGATCGACGAAAATGCCATCGTCTACGCCCGGTTTCAGGTCGACACCGATCTGACCAACCGGGGAGCCATCGACCAAGCGGAAGCAGAACGCTTGGGCCGGAATGAAATGCTTCGGTTGAAACGGCGTGGCATCGAAGCCAAGTCACGGACTCGGAAGGTGCCAATGATTCGGTTCTACACCTTGTCAGATGATGGGACCGTGGAATGCCGAGACGCTGAATCGGGGGATCTGATTTGGTTGCAACGGGTCGGATCCGAACGGCGTGGCTATGGCGGTTTGGGCGTCGATGAAGAGTTCGTCTCCGTCGTCAATGGTGGCGAGTTGATCAAACTGGATGTCAAAAATGGCCAAGTGTTCGGTACCACCGCACTGGAATATGTGCCACTGAGAGGCGTCGTGCATTGCAACGGGTTTGCGCTGGTGCCGTCGATTGGTGATCGGATTGTTTGTTATGGATTGGTGGATCCAACCCTGGATCCGTTCGCTGAGATCGTCGCGGGATCGTCCTCGGCGGTGCCAACGCATGCCGCGGATTCCAACAAAGTGGCTTGGGGAACCAGCCGAGGTTTTGTGTATGTGATGAAGATGGAAGGCGAACCCAACGTGCAATTTCGCTTGAACACGGATGGCATCGTCAGCGGTTCTCCCGCGGCCGCCTCGGGAGAACGGTTTTTCTTCGGCTCCGAATCCGGCCAGATCTACGGCATCAAAGCGACTCGGGAAGGGGAAGTGCTGTGGAGTCGGCCAACGGGCGAGCCGATTTATTCCAGCCCCATTTTCTATAATGAGAAGGTCTTGTACCCGACCATCTATGGCAACTTGATGTGCGTTTCGGCGAGCGACGGTTATTCGGTTTGGCCGCAGATGGTGCCGGGTGTGCAGGAGTTGCTCGGTGCGATTGATGGCAAGATCTACGCGCGCAGTTTGTCGGGCTCCCTGTTGGTGGTGTCAGCGGAAGACGGCAAGTTGCTCGGTCGTTTTCCCGGCATTCAGCCTGAGGCTTTGGTGGTCAATCGCTACTCCGATCGCCTGTACTTGGTCAACAATCGCGGCACGATGCAGTGCCTGCGACGCCCCGGTTCGGTCCTGCCAACGGTGATCAAGTCGACGGCTCCTGCTGAAACCGAAGAGGAAGCCGAGGTCCAGTTGGAGACGACGAAGCCAAAAGAGACCACGCCCGAGAACGCCGATCCATTTGGTGGGGGCGGTGGAGCGGATCCATTTGGAGGCGCGATGGAAGACCCCTTTGCTCCTGCGGGGGGGCAAGATCCTTTCGGCGACTTCTGA
- a CDS encoding AAA family ATPase, with translation MVTPPPRDNPEGSDIETAEALIQSVAQVKEQVGRVVVGQSEVIEQLLIAILARGHCLLEGVPGLAKTLMVRTLASSMSLDFRRIQFTPDLMPGDITGTDIIQEDHETGRREMLFRPGPVFTQMLLADEINRTPPKTQAALLEAMQEHEVTAGGKTYALKEPFFVLATQNPIEQEGTYPLPEAQRDRFLFHVVVGYPSRDQESEIVERTTSGDLADVQPVVSGEDICKFQSVVRRVPLPEHVKNWVIDAVRAARPSEPDAKGWVKEWIQWGPGPRASQQLVLASKARALLHGRTHVTLEDAQALALPVLRHRIVPTFAAEADGIAVADLVERLVAEQSAGAASVL, from the coding sequence ATGGTCACACCGCCTCCCAGAGACAATCCCGAAGGTTCGGACATCGAAACTGCGGAGGCGTTGATTCAGAGCGTTGCCCAGGTCAAAGAGCAGGTCGGCCGAGTGGTGGTCGGTCAGAGCGAGGTGATTGAGCAATTGCTGATCGCGATTTTGGCACGCGGTCATTGTTTGCTGGAGGGTGTGCCGGGGTTAGCCAAGACGTTGATGGTTCGGACCTTGGCCAGTTCGATGAGTCTGGATTTTCGTCGCATTCAGTTCACGCCTGACCTGATGCCGGGCGATATCACCGGCACGGACATCATTCAAGAGGATCACGAAACCGGGCGTCGAGAGATGCTGTTTCGGCCCGGCCCCGTGTTCACGCAAATGTTGTTGGCCGACGAGATCAACCGGACGCCGCCCAAGACTCAGGCGGCGCTGTTGGAGGCCATGCAGGAGCACGAGGTCACAGCGGGCGGCAAAACCTATGCTCTCAAAGAACCCTTCTTTGTGCTCGCGACGCAAAACCCGATCGAGCAGGAGGGGACTTACCCGCTTCCAGAGGCTCAGCGGGATCGGTTCTTGTTTCATGTCGTCGTTGGCTATCCCTCTCGCGATCAAGAGTCCGAGATCGTTGAGCGAACCACATCGGGTGATCTGGCGGATGTTCAGCCTGTCGTTAGCGGTGAAGACATTTGCAAGTTTCAATCCGTTGTCCGCCGGGTTCCCTTGCCGGAGCACGTCAAGAACTGGGTGATCGACGCTGTTCGGGCGGCACGCCCCAGCGAGCCCGACGCAAAGGGTTGGGTGAAAGAGTGGATCCAGTGGGGGCCTGGTCCACGCGCCAGTCAGCAGTTGGTGCTGGCTTCCAAGGCACGTGCGTTGTTGCACGGTCGCACACATGTGACGCTTGAAGACGCACAGGCGCTCGCGTTGCCAGTGTTGCGTCACCGAATTGTGCCAACTTTTGCCGCCGAAGCGGATGGGATCGCGGTCGCGGATTTGGTCGAGCGTTTGGTGGCCGAACAGAGCGCCGGTGCGGCATCTGTGCTTTAA